A window of Bacillus sp. DX3.1 genomic DNA:
ACGGACATTCAGAAAAGCTAAAACAGGCTAATGTGAAGGCAGAAGTTATTACTTTACCAAATCAGATTTCACAAGTCTTAGAATTAAACAGTCCTAATAAGGTTTTTCAAAATAAATCAGCAAATTTAAATACTGTTGATGTAAATAATAAAAAAATAGAACAGCTTAATGAGTTATTTAATTTAGATTGGGAAGATAGCTAGAGTAAATTCAAAAAAATTTATAGAATTACTCTTATTTATTAATTTAGGTTTAATTCTTACTATGTAGTTTATATTTGAAATAAAGTCGTGATGTTTATAAAAAAGATATGATTCTTTATCACTTCAAGTAAAGAATTCTAAGGAAGTTTTGAACAACCTTTTTTATAAAAATGAAAGTTCATTTAAAAAGAAAAAGATTCATTTTGATTAAAGTTTATTCAAAATGAATCTTTTTAATTACCTATAAAAAACGTTTTTAAAAGATGCTTTTACTCAAACTTTATTTTAAATCTACATGGAGAAGTATCACAAGAATTAGAACTGTTATAATAGATATATTGATGTGAAAAACTTATAAATGAAAATATATGAAACAAAGAAATTGATCATGTACTATGTGATGTTCCATAGAGTATCGAGGAGGTAGCAAAATGGCGACAGCAAACTTAGGTTTTGAAGAAAAGCTATGGCAGATGGCAGATAAATTACGTGGATCGATGGATTCAGGTGAATATAAAAATGTTGTATTAGGATTGTTATTTTTAAAATATGTATCGGATGCTTTTGAAGAAAAATACGAGGAATTAAAAGCGGATGAATGGGCAGATGAAGAGGATCGAGATGAATATGTAGCAGAGAATATTTTCTTTGTACCAAAAGAAGCACGTTGGTCATTTATCAAAGACAATGCTAAAAAATCTGAAATTGGGCAATTAATCGATGCGGCGATGGTTGCAATTGAAAAAGAAAACTCTTCACTTGTTGGGGTACTACCAAAATCATTTGCACGTCCAGAGTTAGATAAAATACGTTTAGGTGAAACAATCGACTTGTTTTCATTCAAAGTCGGTGATGAAGAAAGTCGCTCAAAAGATATTTTAGGTCGTGTATATGAATATTTCTTAAGTAAATTTGCAAGTGCAGAAGGAAAAAATGGTGGTGAATTCTATACACCTTCAACTGTTGTTCAATTACTTGTTGAGATGTTAGAACCATTTAAAGGTCGTGTATATGACCCTGCTTGTGGTTCAGGTGGTATGTTTGTTCAATCATCGAAATTCGTCAAAGAACATCAAGGACGTATTGATAATTTATCAATCTATGGTCAAGAATCGAATCCAACAACATGGAAACTTTGTAAAATGAACTTAGCAATTCGTGGTATAGATGGGAACTTGGGAACTCACAATGCGGATACATTCCATAATGATTTACATAAAGGATTAAAAGCTGATTATATATTAGCCAACCCACCATTCAATATTAGTGATTGGGGCGGCGAAAAGTTAACAGATGATGTCCGTTGGCAATACGGTATTCCACCAAAAGGAAATGCTAATTATGCATGGGTGCAGCATATGATTTCAAAACTTGCTCCAGCAGGAACAGCAGGCTTCGTTTTAGCAAATGGTTCGATGTCTTCAAATACTAGTGGCGAAGGAGAAATTCGTAAAAGTCTTATCGAAAATGATCTAGTCGAATGTATTGTCACTTTACCTGGTCAATTATTCTATTCGACACAGATTCCCGTATGCTTATGGTTCGTATCAAAAAATAAAATGAAAACGGGAAAACGTGAACGTAATAATAAGATTTTATTTATTGATGCACGTAATCTTGGTTTTATGGCAGACCGTACACATAAAGAATTTAGTGAAGAAGATATTAAAAAAGTAGCGGATACATTCCATGCGTGGCGCAGTACGAATGAACAAGAGTATTCGGACGAACTAGGTTTCTGTAAAGAAGCGATACTCGAAGAAGTACGTGACAATGACTATATTTTAACGCCAGGACGCTATGTAGGTTTAGCAGAGCAAGAAGATGAGGGTGAACCATTTGAAGAAAAAATGGCACGCTTAACAGGTGAATTATCAGA
This region includes:
- a CDS encoding class I SAM-dependent DNA methyltransferase: MATANLGFEEKLWQMADKLRGSMDSGEYKNVVLGLLFLKYVSDAFEEKYEELKADEWADEEDRDEYVAENIFFVPKEARWSFIKDNAKKSEIGQLIDAAMVAIEKENSSLVGVLPKSFARPELDKIRLGETIDLFSFKVGDEESRSKDILGRVYEYFLSKFASAEGKNGGEFYTPSTVVQLLVEMLEPFKGRVYDPACGSGGMFVQSSKFVKEHQGRIDNLSIYGQESNPTTWKLCKMNLAIRGIDGNLGTHNADTFHNDLHKGLKADYILANPPFNISDWGGEKLTDDVRWQYGIPPKGNANYAWVQHMISKLAPAGTAGFVLANGSMSSNTSGEGEIRKSLIENDLVECIVTLPGQLFYSTQIPVCLWFVSKNKMKTGKRERNNKILFIDARNLGFMADRTHKEFSEEDIKKVADTFHAWRSTNEQEYSDELGFCKEAILEEVRDNDYILTPGRYVGLAEQEDEGEPFEEKMARLTGELSEQFAKSKELEEQIRRVLGGIGYEI